The Leptodactylus fuscus isolate aLepFus1 chromosome 5, aLepFus1.hap2, whole genome shotgun sequence genome segment tgagcgacatgctcattctttcaggcagagtaacctcgtgacatccacctgaagacactcccgactaggcccattcatttgggcctaatccggagcggagtgcgcgactagatgccagtgtactgcaccggaatccagtcgcagctacctatatattggtccggaacctgaggcggcctccgcctcaggttctggaccagaaatccccatgtgaacttaccctaagtggtggtgatgggcggcccacttatgaaacctttgtccTGGGCCCACCATGTggtgagaggggaggggaagcatGTGGTTGGTTTAGTGTTAGGCACAGCCCTATGGGATATGTGGTAAGAAGAAAGCTACATCAAAGTAAGAACAAACATCCCATCAGGAAGAGCCTGCCCACGCCAAAAATTGGACTGTTTAATCAAACAGATGGAAAGAGACccattttctacttttttcttTCCCCCCCATGACATCCTCAGGGTGACCACCGGATGCTCCTGttgtcaaatcaaataggctttattggcacatccgaatagatatttggcattgccaacgctagtaaagtgtgtgtgtgtgtgtgtgtgtgcgtgggggttgtggtgggtatgggggggggggagggtcgaTTTGGGGtttaacagtctgtggagtctcattcttcttagttggtggccgctatatgggaggtggggtgggtggttggtttggggtatagcagtccgtgaggtctcatcttcctccaggtaggtggccatggtgtagtccctttgtagggattggtacacggtgggtttcttggagttatttattgcgcttctccattcctcgttGTCACCATAACCCGAAATCAGATATTCAGGAAAGAGGCTCCTTTAACATAACCTGCGTATCGCATGGGTCTCCAAGCCCCGAGTATCACTGGATAGTCCCTACAGGTGCTGGTGGGACTTAGACTATAACTCTATAACTTGTGAGGCCAGAAATATACATGGAAGGGTCAGAGGTTCTAAGAACGTATGGATTATACCCCTAACCAAAGGGAAGCAAGACATATCAACATTGGTCAAAGTGTCACGTGGTTGGTATGGCCAGAATGCTTCTAGTCAGATGGTCAGTGTTTCTCCTCATTTCACCATTGGTTACACCATCGTTCCCCCTTCTTTATTGTTGCATGGTTGCTCTCCACTATTTCTTCAGTCCTTTATGACGCTGTGAGTGCCCAAACTTCTGCAGGTCTCCTGTCCCATCCTTAAATGATGCAGTAGACCCCTGGGAACTCACAGCCCCCTAAATCTTTATGATGCTGAAAATCCGGCTGTAGCTGTCTAGCTATTTCTTGAAGCCAACATGGCTGTCTGAAAGGATCCATACTAGGAACTAACATTTACCGGAACTATTTTTAGATTTCTATAAAATTCTTATTTCTGTATTTTTAATTTGACCATAGCACACAGACACTAGACGGGATTTTCTTCGCTTTTATTGAAATGTAATATTATGTACAAAATAGCGAGTCTTGTGTTCAGGGGAAGTCGCTGTAGGGTAATCCGAAAGGGTGCAAGGGTGCGTAACGGGAATCGTGCCATAACAATTTCTCTTCTAGGAAATCCACAGCTGCAACGGTCAGGAGGACGGTATCGTGCTTCAGCATGCTGTAGACGTTCATACCTTGTCAGGGAGAGAAGAAGAAGGTGTTCAGTTGAATGTAGAAGAAGTGTCCGCCTTCGCACAACTTGGATTGGTGTGAACCCTCCGGCAGCTTTTACTACACATTATAGGGGTTTACTGGACTTTTGATTGGTCATCAAAGATCAATGGAGAATTGGACACCCAATCGGAAGCGACACTCGCCATCTCTTCATAGGCCGTGTGATGTCACGTTTATTAGTCACATGGTGCAATGGCTGTCCAGTCATCTTCAAGTGAATAGGCCACGCTGCTATACAAAGCGCAGATGCTATACCAATGTACAGCAAGTAGGCTTGGCAGAGCTCACCTAAAGGTTGAGGCCTGTTCAGGCAGCTGATCAGAAGAGGTCCTAAATGTCAGACCTAACCTAtgctaagtataggtcatcaactaTTAAGTGTAACTCCCACTTTTTTTCCTCACAATgggtgtttggtgaccatttttgtaatatgctttattatcctatctaacttcctttttattataaaacagactGTAACCTTCTCCTTACAACCCTCTAACGGAGCCGTTACTAAGGAAAGTCTGTACATAGTTATTTTGTAGATATGCAGAGTTAAAGCCAAAGGGGGTGGTCATTTCACatggctgtatctccagttttataccacctagaaaaatggttgtgGTATCACAAGACAGCTGAGATTCTTGGCTGCAGTACCAGCTATACcagaacctgagatatcactagttgggAATTTGAACTTGATATGCAGAAACTCACAATGCATATAAAATTACATCCCAACTGTGATTTAGCTAGTGATATCTCTAATCCTTTTATAGAATCTCAGCTTTTTTGTGAGTGAGCATTCCCCACAGCTCAATGTCATCGCCCCCTCTGACAGGACAAGGCTACCATAGAGTACTGTTGGGGattgggcattcctcacagcgcagtgatgatgctgagttatgaggaacgcccttctgacagtggggagatatcggtacagaaactaacggcactgattagagatgagcaagtatattcgatcgaatacagttCCCgttgcaaaaaagcgccagggaaggtgggaggggcatcaaatttttctgCCCCTCCCACATTTCCCAGCGCCCCTCCACACCAAGAACTACGCGGCGGAGGcactcgatcgaatatactcatcTCTAGCACTGATATCTTCATCCccggggcacataccaggaaagccgacagtattgCCCTGATGTCATCTTGCCAGATTATCAGGCAGCTATCAAAGTGCTGCGCCAGTGGATTCAATGCTGAAATATTATTATCTGCTCTGTATTGGTAGAACTACTCACACCATGTCACGCATAAATTGAGACGTGAGGGAGGATTTGGCAGCCGTAGTGTAACCTTGGGGTGCAACATTAGTAATATGCATGTCGTGTCAATAATCGCATGGAAAAGTTGACTAAGAggactaaaataaaaatatatatatatatatatatatatatatatatataaaaaaaaaactggacaccCATTAATAACCACCctttaaaaataacaaaacacgACAATGTTACCTATGGCTGGAATAAGATTGATCTTCTTTGAATTGACTGTCGCACTGAGAATATTTTCTGGCATGTCTTCATTGCTGTGAAAGAAACCACACTAGTAAGATTTATCTATCAGCATTATTATCACTGTgaaaaacacacaaattcaatcaagaaaaaaaaaaattctacataaaAATAAGAATTATTCTAAGTACATTCACCCAATTACCAGATGCCACCACTAGGAGAGCTCATGAGCTTACAGCGTACTGtgttcccattgatttccatgtgtAGACAGTATGcaaaaagctcctgagctccttctagtggtggctgcagtcaTCCAGAAAATTTTCCACTAGATGTCAAGCTCCGACCGCTATAACTACGAAGGCAATTCCAAAAGTAAGGTCTCCAAAGTGTAGACAGTCTACAGCTGGTCATACTTTCTTTTGTGATTGCCCTTGTATACCATACATACGATTACTTTGGGCCATTTTTTCCTGTTCCCTAACACTCTGGTACTTACACATCCACAATGAGCACGGACTCTCCCCAATGTCGCCGGCTGAAGAGATCAATGAGGTACTGAGGGTCTGGGGAAGGGATCTCAATGGAGTCAATTATGTGAAGATCTCTCTGTGGGAAGAAAGAAGCGTTAATGGATTAACGTGAAAAATAATTACCAAAGGAGAAGAACTCCATCCAtccttatgtgtacagtatagtgtaTAGGAGATAAGGGGTACTCTACCTGAGCGAGCTTTGTGGTTAGTGCAGTCTTCAGGCCCAGGACACGGAGCTTCATAGGTAACATGTAATAATAGCTTGTAGGGCCCCGGGGACCGTGAGCTACTCCACCTGTAAAGAGACAACATGGCTGAGAAATAGAGGCAATGGCAGATGTCTAATGTCTATCACCAGGATTCCCTGAGCGCAGGCGGAGagtatatagggaatatataagaagAGCAGAATTACAGCGCACCTACCTCCTCTCCACAGAGGTGATCTGATGCTGCCCTGCCGTGCCCGCCCTGTGCCTTTCTGTGCCCAGGGtttccttcctcctcctctgacctctgcaCGAGTCTTCGTCTTAGCATAGCTCTGAAAGATGGCAGAATGAACATCCGGTATGAGAACCCATAACTGTGGTGGTGCCCGCCCTGCGGCCCCGACTTTAGTGAGCAATTCATTCAGCCAAATCTTCCTGCTCACTGTGAGGTGGGGAGAAGATGGGAACCAGGAGACGTTCTACACAGGGGAAGGGTCACGTGGCTGCACAGGGGTACGGGGAAAATATATGAAGACTGGCGTATcgtactccagtcttaataaatggcccGACTGGCAGAGGTACCGAGAGCTTTATCAAGAGGGTGCGGCCTCCTCCTCAATCTGGTGCCAGAATGGGAATCTATATTAGGTAAGAACTAGCCTAGATATCCAGACAGTCACACTGCCCAGCACACATATGTAGGACGCTGGGGGCGAGGCGGGGATCAGGGCTAGAGTGCTCCTTAATGTCATCCCCCTGGCGGAGAGGGAGGATGCGTCTATATGGAGGATGCGTCTATACTATATGTGGTTGAGGCTTGGAGCGTACTTTATACAGCTTGTAACAATATACACTTGTGAGACCTGGAGGAGATACATGGCTACTTACAATTCTTTTGAAGTTCCGCTGCCATGTTACCACCTGGTGAAGGACATCAATCCTAAGAACAGAGACAGAGAAGAAGGACATATTACTATCCTCAATGGTCGCCTACAGGACAACACTAGACCAGGAACGGAGTCTCCATCATGGACTGTCCAGGTGCCCACTGCAGAGCCACCAAGACCCTTCAAGTATCCCCAGACCTGTGCCAATTATATaaagtagtcaccactagggggtggaCACGGCACAAGGATCCGCACAACTCCCATTAGCATCAATGTCTTGCTACAATTAAAGAGATTGTCCCGTTATGGATACTTATCTCCTATCCAAAAGACCGGGAATAAGTATGAGACCACTGGGGGCCCGAACGCTGGGTCACCCAATGATCAGGAGGAAAGATGACCGAAAGCCGCCCTTGTGACTGGAGCGCCAGGAATGTAATCCCATAGCAGTGAACGGAGCACCAGGTCACATAAGCGCACTGGCCCCCAATCGCCTGATCATTGGGCAACAGTAAATAAACCAGCACTACCTTCTATACACCTATACGTACCTACACTATATATCCACTCCTGTAATAGATACATAATATACCACTCACCTGGGGGGGACATCAAACACATCGGGGTGTAGCTGGACCAGGCTCGTGGGCTCATCCTCCTGCTCGTCCAGGGATTCCAACCAAACAGTCTTGGCTGATAAGTGAGCGGGCACTGGGATATTACATGCTCGCACCACAGGCCGGGAGAGATCCACCGGGGGGCGCTGGACTGGAACGTAGAGAAAAACAAAGCTAAACATGAGGTCTTTATATTTACAAGAAAGATTTATACCTTTACTAGCATTCGTCTGCGGGTTGCCATTGAGCCGCATATATTTAGCCATTTGCTGTTAGTTATGA includes the following:
- the MRPL4 gene encoding large ribosomal subunit protein uL4m, with product MMLRGLLLTCSRRGPGIRLLSSFSSDPAIPSNLILPAGLKDGPIKFQRPPVDLSRPVVRACNIPVPAHLSAKTVWLESLDEQEDEPTSLVQLHPDVFDVPPRIDVLHQVVTWQRNFKRISYAKTKTRAEVRGGGRKPWAQKGTGRARQGSIRSPLWRGGGVAHGPRGPTSYYYMLPMKLRVLGLKTALTTKLAQRDLHIIDSIEIPSPDPQYLIDLFSRRHWGESVLIVDVNEDMPENILSATVNSKKINLIPAIGMNVYSMLKHDTVLLTVAAVDFLEEKLLWHDSRYAPLHPFGLPYSDFP